TTTTGTGTTCTTCCAAGAAGAATGAGATGTAACATTTCTTATCACATTCAACTGTGCCTTGAAAAGACTTGGCTTTTTTATTTCTCCTATGATCTCTTATAGTCCTCGAAGATGATGCAATGATAGGGCCTTTGCTCTGAATATTCTTCATGCTTTAGATGCTGTTTTGAGCTAGAGGAGGATGGACGGCAATTTGTTGACAGTTGGGACATCATTGGGAGTTACTGGTATCACTGCTGCCATGTTATTTTGTGGTCGTGACTTTAGAGGACTGCTCTCTGTTGTGTTGTAGAAAAGAAGTCTCATCATGGAAGCAAGTGTTCGCAATTTGTGGGAGTAGATTCAACCAAAATATTCAGATAATTATCGAACCCGCGTGAATTGCACTTCTGGAAGCGGAATCATCAGCAGTGTTCATAATCCTTGCCATGACTTTTGAGTAATTCTGGATTTGAAGCAAGTCTCATGACGTAGATGGTTCAACATTTTCTATGGTTTTCTGTTAACGCCTGGTCTTGAGAAGCACTCAAGTCTCGAAATTATAGTGGCATGTGCTCGGAAGAAATAGATAATAACCATTCATATCAAAACCTGCAAACCCCTAATACGCAAGACCGGACTAGGCAAATTCAAAACACTTGTGCAAGCATGCACAACGTTGGAGGCGTCTACGAGGAACAAGCCTCAGGCAACAAGTATACGCCTAGGGTTGGAGTAAGTCACCGAGTATATGTAATAGGCTTGGGGATTGAAGGTGCTGATTTCCTGGCATCATATCTTCTTGCAAGAACAAAGGATTATGACTATTGTTGTCTTTGAAAGAAATTTGATAGGGCAAGAAACACATATGGAGAAGAGAAGATAGAAAGTGAACGATAATACAAAAGACACGGATGGCATATGCTTAATGTTACAAGCAACGGtgtaaatgatgaaaaatagatGGTCAATGTTCAGGTATCCTGCATGGTAAACATGTGGAGCTAGATATTTATGCAAGGGAAAACAACAGTGTTTGAACCAGCGAAGAATTAGTCTTTAGTTAATCAAGGACCCcaaatataattcaataaaaataattagtcttttgaatttaaataaaatgttagcaATTTCCATTATAAATAGTGTTAAGAGATCTAAGAGTAGTATGCAATGGATTATTTCTAAACTTTTAGTTTTGAACTTCAAGGTCCAGGCTACCTTGAATTTGcctagaaattattattttcttatcttaGTTTTTGCAATTAAGTGTTTGATTTCTAAATTTCAATTCATTCCATTATTATCTCTTAAATCctcatttcaataaaataacttgaatctttttagaaaattcaattataaaatccACAATTTTAATACATTGAAATGAGATTCTTTATAACTTGGCATTAGAGCTATTCATCATGGTAAATGAAACAGGCATGTCACAATTAAGCCATAGAGCACGCATGTCACAATTAATTGAAGCATTAGTAGGGATGAAGCAACAATAAGAGGAGCAACAATTAAATCAACATATACAACATAGGGTACTTGAGGATCTAGTGCAACGACTAAAACAATTTCAACCAAAATAGATCATATTGCAAGGTTAAAAGGAAAAGACTAGTAGATTCACCACCTAACAACCCCATTACTTCAATTAATGGGCACCACCGACAAGAAATAGAGTTACCGAATGACCAATATAGTTAGTTAAGAATGATCATATTGGATTTTCCCGAGGTTTCATAGGGAAGACCTCATGGGTAGGGTGTGCAAGGAAAACCATTTCTTCAATTATCATAATACCCAGTCACAACATAGATTGTTCATGGCTAGTTCTCACATTAAGGGAAAAACAATCGTATGGTTTCAATAAATGAATGAGACAAGAGCAACGAGGCCCAATGCTAGTTTAAATTCTATTAAGTCAGGGGCAGGGAGCTCAAGAAGGCCAGATGGAAAATCTAGCATTACTATACAGAGGTTAACTcttgtttaaaagaaaaaaaaaaaaaaaaaaaggagaatagGTTTTGTTTCAGGTGTAACAAGTGGATTTCAGGCCATACGTGTGGAGGTATAAAGCTGTTAATGGTTGAGGAAATATAGGAacaagaaaattttgatttaattaattggaAAAATTCAGCAAACACTGATCCAGAAGTTGAAATTTCACTACATGCCATGATAGGCAATCCTAATCTTAGGACCATGAGGGTCAGGGATATGGTTGGTATTTAACTATAATAGCTCTGATAGACATAGGTAACACTCACCATTTTGTTCCCCTTAAAATGGCTGAGAGGACGGGGATAAAAATATCAGCTCTAATCTCCTACGTGCGCAATCTGAGGGACATGAGAGTGAAAGTTATTGATGACACATGAATTAACAGTGAAGGGGAATATGTAGACTTGAAgttcaaaattcaaagaaacCATTTTGTGTCACAGGCTATAGTGTTACCCTTAAGAGGTTGTGATGTAGTTTTGGGGATACAATGGCTAAAAGAGTTAGGATCCATCCTATGGGACTTTTATCAACTCACACTGTAATTTCAATTATTAAGTCGAGGTATCAAGCTATGTGGATTAGAGGTTGAAGAATTTGAGATTGACTATGGACCTaactttttacataattttaaaaaggaagTTACGAGATTGATCTTGCAAGTTTAAAAAGTGAAGGTCGAATCTGACTCTGGTTTGCCTCTCTGGCTACATGAGTTGTTACAATAATATTAGATAGTGTTTCCAGAGCCTCAAGGACTTCTTCCATTCATAATTCATGACCACCCTATAAAGCTCAAGAAGGGAACTCAACCCATTAGCGTCAGACCCTTTAGTAtccattttatttgaagaaaggATTGTGAAAAACCTAATGGAGTTAGGAACTATATAACCCAGTCAGAGTCTTTTCTCTTCACTTGTATTGTTGGTAAAAAAAGTCTGATGGTTCCTAGCAAATATGTATTAACTATCGAGCATTGAATAAGAAAACCATCAAAGATAAGTACCCTGTTTCCGTTGAGGAAGAATTGTTAAAAGGAGCTATATGGGTCTAATTTCTTCTCCAAATTGAATCTAAGATCAAGATATCatcaaattcatataaaaaccaaataaattctaaaaactacttttcaaattTATGAAGGCTATTATGAGTTCTTAGTAATGTCATTTGGTTTGACAAATACCCCATCAACTTTTCAGTCTCTTATAAATGAGGTATTTAAGTCTTGTCCATGTAAGTTTgtcctagttttgtttttatgatatattaGTGCATATTAATACTGAGGTTAAATGCATGAtccatttaagaaaaatattgaatattcTACCTTAATATCAACTATAAGCAAAGAAATCTAAGTGTAAGGTTTGTTTGCTTAGAGGTACACTATTTGGGCCATATTGTGTCAAGAAAGGATGTGGAGGCTAATCCTAAACAAGGATTTTTGGGTTTGACAGGTCACTATCATGgggtcataaaaaaatatggttaattgcgggaccattaaaaaaattattaaagaaatgAACATTCTAATGCAATAATATGACAGAAGAGgtttttattaaagttaagGAAGTAGTCACTAAGCCTTTTATACTAGCTTTACCTAACTTCACAAAACCTTTCACAAATGAAAGTGATGCTTTTGGAATGAGAGGTTGAGCTATTTTAATGCAAAAGGGAAGGCCTATTGCATGCTATAGTAAGGGTTTAAAGGGAAGAGAACCGACTTTGTCAACCTATAAAAAAGAGCTCCTAGCCATTTTATTAGCAATTCAGAAATGACGTTCTTATCTATTAGGGCAAGCTTTCAAGATCAAGTCTAACTAGCACAACTTAAAATATCTACTAGAATAAAAGGTCGAAAACCCTACACAGTAGAAATGAATTTCTAAGCTTTTTGGTTATGATTTTACAGTAAAATATCAATCCgataaggaaaatataacagtCGATGCTTCGTAAAGGAGGTCAGaaggaaaaaatcaaaggaagatACAAACTTTTACTATGCTTATTGCTAGTTGGGCTGAGAAACTTAAGGAGAACTATAATACCAACTTAGAGATCCAACAACTACTATAATTAATGAGTAAGAATACAGTGGAAAGTCTAATGTACtagttaaagaataatattattttgtacaaAAGAAGAATCTACATCAATAAGGAACACCCTCTCATGAAAGCTATCTTGCAGTACATACTTAACAACCCTGCACCTAGTCATTTAAGGTATGACAAAACCTTAAGTAATATGTATTTAGGGTGATACGTTATTCCTTTACATAATTAGTCcttttatctaaaatttaaagACTAGTTAAGATCCATAATGATCAAACTACTAACGAAATACTTCAAATTTtgttaaccaataaaatataataattctttattgttttaatttacactaaaaaatcataatttaaaagaatgaTTTTCACAATACCGCATACAAAAAACCTTCAAATCCAAATATTTACAATGAAGTTGTCTAATTTAGATGTATAGAAATTACTTGTCACGAGATCTTTTCATTTGATGGCGTTTCTAAGCGCCGAAAATGAAGGACAATATAGTAATTGAATTTGAAGCTCAATTCAGGAAATAAGGCACATGAAGCATAACATAACATAACGCAGGGGCATTGTAGAGATATTGTGGCATCTGGGAGTGTGGACCCTTTCCATATCTATATTTCTATCTTACTGTCTTACTTGGTTAAAATGAAAGACCAAAGCAGGAAGGGAAAGGGAAGTGATTGCAGCGAGCAAGCAAAGCAAATATCCAATCCATGGAGCTCAGTGTCAGCTCCACTTCACCTGCTCTCCTCAAACTTAACCACCATTTTCTCTCCAAAAACTCTCTTCCCATCAAAATCCCATCTCTCCATTTCGCAAATGACAAAAAGCTCCCTTCGTTTTACCGCCAAACCAAACGCCCTTCGTTCCTTCGTAAATTCGCTTCTCCAGCTTCTTCATCAATTGCTGTTGGACCCAGCAATGACCGCCTTCCTGCCGATATTAAAGTCACTGAAACCCAAGAGCCCAATTCAAGAGTCAGtacttctctccctctctctttcatGGAAAAACCATTATGCGAAATTCAAGTCATTTATTTTAGGTAATTTTTCGTTATCAATTGCTACCATTCCCCTTATTTGTTTTGCTATGTATTGTTTTAAATGTGCAGATAAGACTGAGTGTAGAAGTTCCACCAGCTGTATGTGAAGATTGTTACAAAAGGGTCATGAATGAGTTCACGAAACAAGCTAAGGTTCGTTTTTTGTTGGCTTCTGATGATATATTAAATAGAAGAATTGTTTTCTGTATGGAGTAATTagttttgttggtttttgtaCGTATGCTTGCTTTGCTCAGGTGCCTGGATTTCGTCCTGGAAAGGATGTCCCAGAGAGCATTCTTTTAAGTTATGTTGGGAAACAAAATGTTCAAAAGGCTACAGTTGAATCTATTTTGAAAAGGACCCTTCCACATGCCATGTCTTCGGTATGTTCAAGTTAGTTAGGTTTCGCTTCATTTAGTTCCCAACTTCAACTTGCTTCTTGTTTCTCAATGTGCAGGCAACCAGctaattaatcatattaattcGATGTTGATTTCACTTTAATGGATTAATTGCTACAATTGTTGCcctgatatttaaatatttttaaagtaccATGCAAATCTATCGAGGATCTGTTCTCCCAATCCACAGGTGACTGGAAGGGCTTTGAGGGATTCGGTGCAAATAGCAACCAAATTCACAGATATGGAGAAGACATATTTATCTCTCAACTCTCTCAGGTTTGTTATCCACACATCCTCTAAGTTATCTATTGCTTGCATCTTCTTACCTCAGACAACTTCTCAGAGAAGTAAAATGTGCAGCTCTAGCTTTTGCCTacattttttgtgtgttttgtttAAACGAGAGAATCTTATTTATGAAATTGGGCAGTATGTGCATTTAGAAATTGCAATTATATGATCCGTGCTTGCTGAGCTGGCTTGTGGTACAGATatgatgttgttgttgatgtgGCACCTGAAGTCATATGGATCCCTGAGAATGGCTACAGAAGTTTGAAGATTGTTGTTGAAATAGATAGTGAGATAGATGCACAGAGAGCTTCTGAACAAGAATTAAGACAGCGCCACAAATCCTTGGGTTCAATGAGAATTATAACTGACAGAGGACTACaggtaataaatattttaatttatagccCCCCCTCCTTATGTCATTAGTTAAAGTTTATTTGACGCTTAATGGAAAGATCCAGGATATTAATATGCGGGTCTATGCTATAAGCAGCAAATGCAATACAAGGGAGAAGAATTAAAGCAGGTCTTAAATTCAAGACTTTGGTAAACGTTGTGTAATGTGGAAAATGGAAGGGAGGGAAGAGGAAGTTGGATTGTTCTTTTGGACTAAAAGATTATAGTTTAGAAATTGTTGAATATCTGTTAAGTAATCACATATGccaccatttttttcttttagttttttggggctttatactttcaaaaactatgaaccccccccccccctttttttttatacaacctTCAGGAACTTTCTCCTTTATGGTCAATTTGATGTGCTCTACAGCCtgttaattaaatttagaaGGTTGCATTGCATTTGATGTTTTCCTATTTGTCATATGAGGCTTACAACTTATGTTGAGATCTCCACAGATTGGTGATGTTGCAGTACTTGATGTTTCAGCAACAAAAACTGACAAGGATGAATCAAATGTTCAGAATATTCCAGCTGCAGAGAGTAAAGGTTTGCCATTATGTTCTTCttctcgtgtttttttttttttagttctctgTTGTCATTATTATAACTGGTGATGTTGCAATTCCTATCCGGAACCATGCCTAGAATCATTGTATAAGGGCATAACCTTGACATTGGTGGCACAACTATTGAGATTTTAACTGTTGGGAAATGCGGGTTCTTGATAGTTAATACTCCTTTGGTCCCAATCTGATAGTCCATTAATTCCTTTAGGATCACCAAGGTTTGTTCCACTTTCTAGATTTGGTCTACTAATTATATAAGTTCAGAGAAgaattgttgtttttaaaaaaatttaaaagttttaattggCCTATTATGAATAAAATACAGAGTTTATTTGTAAAGACACTTAGGCAGTATGATAAATAAACCCTGTAAAAGTTGGATTTATGTAGATGGACAAAGGGAATATGAGTTTGAACCTGAGCATGATTGTTCATACCCGACATGGATAATCAATTCCTTACAAAAAGACTTGTTGTTTTGCAGAAGGTTTTAGAAAGTAATGGGTATGGGTCAGTCTGACTGTTGAAAAAACTGTATTCTTTTTTCTGGATCATTTGTGTCTTGGAGATCCTCCAATTGAATGAGATAAAGTGTCTTCTAAAACTGAAATTTGCTGAGAGAATAAAAAACTGGAAGAACATGCGCTCACCAGTCAAAAGAAGATTTTCCGAGTTTAGAAAAGTGGCCCTCCAATCTCTCATATTCTTATTGGAGAACATACTTGGTACATGACTTTCTAATATTTCAATtctagataaaaagaaaaaaaaaagttggttgtTTTGGTTTggtgggaaaaaaagaaagagggagagagagagcttttaatctaaatatacacttaatttttttgaatgttgACCTGAAAAGTTAACTGTCTTGAATTCAAAAGGACATGACACTAGGTTACTATGAAAATATTAAGGCAGCAGTCAAATGATGGTTCACGAGATGCTGATTTATATACCAAGGCACAACAGGTGGGGATTggcatttacttttttttattgctaatcCAGGTAACTGAAATAATTTTACTAATGAAATGtgaacaataaattaaatgaatgatGTTCCGGTTTTAAACCAGTTGCCTGTCATTTTGCTACttcaatttagtttatttttacaagCACTTAAATTTAGCTGTGCTCTTTTTCTGCTTTTACAGTATTTACTAAAACTTGAGGAACATGGTAGCCTGACCAGAGGAGTCCATTGCCTTAAAGTCAAAATATTCTGTGTTTATTGTTTGTTCCACCTCtaaaatttgtttaataattttatttgcacGAGTCTCAGATTCCTTGACATTGCTACTTCTTCATTCTTTGCAGGTTTTCATTTTGATACAGAGCATGGTGATAGAGTGATACCTGGTTTCCTTGATTCAATAATAGGGATTCAACGAGGTGAAACAAAGTCCTTTCCTCTTGTATTTCCTGAATCATGGAAACAAGAAAATCTCCGTGGTGTTCATGCTCAATTTACTGTGAGTTCCTTTCTGTTTTGAAGAATTTGCCTCTTGAACAAGATATAGTATTcccaaagaaaataatttgatcaattaatggatacataaataaatgataaattagGTTGCTTTGTTCTTTTCTCTTACAATTTTGGCCTGTTTGTTCAGTTTAATTGGCAGTGGTCTTCAAGCCCTCCCCTCAAAGAGTGGAGTTTTTATTAGGCTTTACTATTGAATGTTCTCCCCCTGCATTGATGCAACTTGTCCCCTTATTAGTGTCCCAAAATGCATGCCCATGATTTTGACGATGAAgaaattttgatgttaaaaaaaaaaactgtgtggTGACCTTAAATTATGGAACGGGGGAGTTTTGtggaaaagaaataattttagcAAACTAGGTTGAATCAGCAAAACAAATGATAGCTTCTGCTGTGCTTCAGTTTGAACCTTCATGTTCCTTTACCTTAGGCACCCGGTTAGAATTTAAATTGGAGAGCATCATTGTAGACTGACAAGCATACAAATCGTCTGTAAGTGCAGTAGGTTTTGTATAACTGCATTAACCATCCAAATGTATTATGCTGCTCTTTAGGTGGAATGCAAAGAATTGTTTTATAGAGATCTGCCAGAGTTGGATGACTCATTTGCTGACAAACTCCTTCCTGGGTGCACCACCTTGCAGCAGGTGATACTTGCATGTGATCTTGACACAGTTCTAGATTCAGAATTTTTCATATAGCTCATAACTAAGATATGTTTCCTTGCACGTTTGCAGGTCAAGGAATCACTGTTACAAAAGTTCCTAGAAGTGGAGCAAACAGCAAGAGAACAAGCAACTGATAATGCAATTCTCGACCAGCTTTGCAAGGTTTTTTTGTGTTctgaaatattaatttgtagATTGTTGCTTTCCCATTGAGGTCTATAGCTAGTTTTTCCATGGATTGGATAAGGGTGACCTTTTTTTGCtgtagagtttttttattttccttgcagCCCCCCTGTTTGCATTATCTTCAACTGATGATGTTTCATGGATTCAGCAGGTCACTCTACTAACTGGCTTGTAATTTTTTGGATGTTTTATCATACAGATGGTGGAGATTGATATTCCTCAATCCTTGTTTGAGGAACAAGGTAGGCAGCTTTATGGAGCCAAACTTCTCGAGATTCAGGTTGGTTCTAAAACAGAGTGCTAGTTatttattgtgtgtgtgtgtggggggggggggggatgttttacaagatttaattttatgtttctaGGTTCTTTCAATTTAACATTTCCTATTGTGTAGGGTTTGTGTACTAGTCTCATCATATTACATTTGTGCAGgcaaatatgaaattaaatgaaCAGCAGCTGGCTTCACTATCAAGTCCAAAGGCAGTTAATGAGTTCCTAGAAAACCAAAAGGAGAATATAACAAGGGTGATAAAACAAAATCTGGCAGTAGGAGATATATTCAAACGTGAAAATTTGCAGGTGTGTCTTTTTAGTTGAGATTTTATCCTCCATTTACACAAGTTTGTTTAGCCCAGTCTTACACTGCTTTGTGTAGAAATTTAGTGAAACATTGAGTTGACATAACCTGAGTCAATTTCAGCTCTTGGAAAGTAACAAAGTTTTTCACCATTCACATATGCTACTTTTTGCTACAGTTTTCTACAGAAGATCTTGTCAAAGAGGTTGAGAACTCCATTGCTGAATTCAAACGACATAAACAAGAGTACAATGAGGAGCGTGTGAAGGAACAGGTCAGTAAATCCCACCCTTGTCAAGAATTGGAGTGTTCTGCTTTCTCTTTTCCACTATACTtctgaaaatgttttgaatatGCTGTTTATTTGGGTCtgaaatttgttgaattaaaagAGACCAGAAGAATAacataaattcataaaacatgatttacatTAGTCAGAAATGGCATTAGCATTGTCAAAGCTTATAACCAGAGCTTACAGCTACAGTTTATTTTCTGGGATGGGCTCCATTCTACTAGGAATACCGTGGTTGATGGTGGCTCTTATTTCTTGTCTGGTGGATATTGtgaatcctttttattttatttgcttcttCTTTAAAGGATGTCTAGACCTTGCGTTCCATTCTCTGTCTGGGGGCAGAGGCTATGTTCTTTACAAATTACAGCTGAATTCTGCATTGTTCAAGCTACTTCTTGGGTTAGCTTGTTAACTTTACTGCTGCAATTGCGTTTGCATAGGTGCAAGAAGTACTGGAGGGAGCAAAAGTGCTTGAATGGTTGAGAGAACACTCAGAGATTCAATACATAAGCAGGTGATGTAGAGTTCAATATGCTTGGAAAGAGTTGAGAAGAAATTGCACCCTGGACAGAAAATGccgtttttcaaaattttgtttctgaaataaatgttttagaaaGTAGATCTTCTGTGCAGCACTTTTAAAAATGATACAGGACATGATTCTGTTGGCAAACATTAGTACCTGTTCTGAAATTTGCAATGAGACGAGGCCATTGATTCGTAGTTTTAAGATTCCGAAGTCAAGTGTAAGAGATCACTTGATACCAATCCCCTGATAGGGATCTAATTGAACTAGTTTGTTTGACTTTTAAAACGTAGGAATTAAGAACATGAATTCGAATAATGTTTTGTTTCAGTAGAGTTTGtcaaaatgaataatataaGTGTTAGGGATCTTGTTGTAGTTTGTGGCTCTTAGACAAATGTTGGAGTAGAGCATAGAAGGAGTGAAGGATCTGTTGGTTGGTACATCAGGTCATGGTTAAGAcatcatacaaaaaaatattaaatgtattctcataggctgttttttttttttttttaatttaatgagatCTTAAGGGGgcttattgaaatatattaaaaaatattaaagatccaaattaataatttgattatcttttataattaattaatttgatattttcctattttaatttaacttctCGAACATAGATCTTTAAATGTATTCTGATTGTATCTATTGaaattaacacacacacacacatagcaTTATTCGTACTTCAAGTCCAAAGAATAATCTTAACAACCATTTGTTCTCAAGGACTAAGgttaatatattgaataattagttgatttctttttagttaaaaatctgatattttaatatgaaaaactaaatgcctcaaaaatatatatgattttgaaGTGCACGGTATTTTCAATAAGCTATAGCTAGTAGTAATTAAGAGGCAGTTTccataaccacaacttctcatCCATTCTTTTAATTCACATTCTTCTTATGATCTAATCCTAATCCTTTCGTAATCCTTAATTTGTTAATTGACTATCAACCTCTGCTCTAGAGGCCTATAACGTGACAGGTTGACCGGGGGCCATTATCTTCATCATTcttggaataattatttttattatattacctTCTTTAATTAAGACTTTCTAGATTTTAATGAGTTATAGACAAGTGCAACCTTCACTCTAATGAAAACcgatcatgattttttttttccgataaATTTTGCCGAGGCCTAATTATATAGCGGCAACTTTCATTTTTTGGCTGAAATGAAGCCCGTAAcctaattttacaaaattttctttattttccttcttgttttggaatattttatctatttagattataacttttaatttaattagagttttaataattatgactttttcttgtatttaaacACCCTTATATGCTAGTTCTGGATACAAAAGAGTTTCTTAATTGAGTCATTTTGAAGGTATACATGTAAAACACAATGTactaattaacttaatttcattcgaatatcaaatattataaatcataatttatatcACATCTTATGTGAtgcttttataatattttattttatattacttgtgttaataaaactattttaatgaaatttaataatctCAATTCCCAAGCATAGGCCACTTTCCTTGTGGACGCCAATTTCAGAATTTGGAAGGTGCGGCCCTTCGTGGAAAACGCCCCTTCTCTGCCGGATCTTTCATATCAGAAGTTTTATCGGACATCAATAGATAATTATGCACATTTTGGGAAAACGAAAGGCTTctgtaaaaattataaagttttcattttacatacaatctccaaaaaaaaaaaaaaaaaaatctcaatt
The sequence above is drawn from the Populus alba chromosome 15, ASM523922v2, whole genome shotgun sequence genome and encodes:
- the LOC118033491 gene encoding trigger factor-like protein TIG, Chloroplastic, with protein sequence MELSVSSTSPALLKLNHHFLSKNSLPIKIPSLHFANDKKLPSFYRQTKRPSFLRKFASPASSSIAVGPSNDRLPADIKVTETQEPNSRIRLSVEVPPAVCEDCYKRVMNEFTKQAKVPGFRPGKDVPESILLSYVGKQNVQKATVESILKRTLPHAMSSVTGRALRDSVQIATKFTDMEKTYLSLNSLRYDVVVDVAPEVIWIPENGYRSLKIVVEIDSEIDAQRASEQELRQRHKSLGSMRIITDRGLQIGDVAVLDVSATKTDKDESNVQNIPAAESKGFHFDTEHGDRVIPGFLDSIIGIQRGETKSFPLVFPESWKQENLRGVHAQFTVECKELFYRDLPELDDSFADKLLPGCTTLQQVKESLLQKFLEVEQTAREQATDNAILDQLCKMVEIDIPQSLFEEQGRQLYGAKLLEIQANMKLNEQQLASLSSPKAVNEFLENQKENITRVIKQNLAVGDIFKRENLQFSTEDLVKEVENSIAEFKRHKQEYNEERVKEQVQEVLEGAKVLEWLREHSEIQYISR